One genomic window of uncultured delta proteobacterium includes the following:
- the sucD gene encoding Succinate-semialdehyde dehydrogenase (acetylating) has protein sequence MSQKRELTPEEKAAKIAEYQAHLDDKVAKARKALAALNPYTQEQVDKLVKACAKAVFDNGEELAKDAVAETKLGNVPDKIAKNKNKAKIIWWSLRDKKSVGIIEREKGTGIIKVGSPVGVVGAITPMTNPIVTCMSNAMFAIKGRNPIIFAVHPKAMECCKKTVNYMNAELKKLGAPDNVIQILDIAALELTQMLTKAVDVIIATGGMDMVRSVYSSGKPALGVGAGNVQTIVDRGMDYNDVAPKVIAGRSFDNGIICAAEQSVILPREDFDKAMKAFEANGSYIVANADRAKLRDVIFPGGHMSRDLVGKNAEEVAAAAGLKVPAGTKILIVEAENVKDVLGWEKMFPVLTAYRYDKWEEAVEIARDNLHKIGLGHSVSVHSTNDANIEYAGTHIEVSRVVINQSCASTAGGSFFNGLNPTNTLGCGSWGNNSISENLTYYHLINISRIAYFMKDNKVPTEAEIWA, from the coding sequence ATGAGTCAGAAGCGGGAGCTTACTCCGGAAGAAAAAGCGGCGAAAATTGCTGAATACCAGGCCCACCTTGACGATAAAGTAGCCAAGGCGCGTAAAGCCCTTGCGGCGCTGAACCCCTACACCCAGGAGCAGGTCGACAAACTCGTCAAAGCGTGCGCCAAAGCGGTGTTTGATAACGGCGAAGAACTCGCCAAAGACGCGGTTGCGGAAACCAAGCTCGGCAACGTGCCCGACAAGATCGCGAAAAACAAGAACAAAGCCAAAATCATCTGGTGGTCCCTGCGCGACAAAAAGTCCGTGGGCATCATCGAACGCGAGAAAGGCACCGGCATCATCAAGGTCGGCAGCCCCGTGGGCGTTGTGGGCGCCATCACCCCGATGACCAACCCCATCGTGACCTGCATGTCCAACGCCATGTTCGCCATCAAGGGCCGCAACCCCATCATCTTCGCGGTGCACCCCAAAGCCATGGAATGCTGCAAAAAGACCGTGAACTACATGAACGCGGAACTGAAAAAGCTCGGCGCGCCGGACAACGTCATCCAGATCCTCGACATCGCGGCCCTGGAACTCACCCAGATGCTGACCAAAGCCGTTGACGTCATCATCGCCACCGGCGGCATGGACATGGTCCGTTCCGTTTACTCCTCCGGCAAGCCCGCTCTGGGCGTCGGCGCGGGCAACGTGCAGACCATCGTGGACCGGGGCATGGACTACAACGACGTGGCTCCCAAAGTCATCGCGGGCCGCTCCTTCGACAACGGCATCATCTGCGCCGCCGAACAGTCCGTCATTCTGCCGCGCGAAGATTTCGACAAGGCCATGAAGGCTTTTGAAGCCAACGGCTCCTACATCGTCGCCAACGCCGATCGCGCCAAACTGCGCGACGTCATCTTCCCCGGCGGGCACATGAGCCGTGACCTCGTCGGCAAAAACGCCGAGGAAGTGGCCGCGGCCGCCGGTCTTAAAGTCCCGGCCGGCACCAAGATCCTGATCGTGGAAGCGGAAAACGTGAAAGACGTGCTGGGCTGGGAAAAGATGTTCCCGGTGCTGACCGCCTACCGTTACGACAAGTGGGAAGAAGCGGTGGAAATCGCCCGCGACAACCTGCACAAGATCGGCCTGGGCCACAGCGTTTCCGTGCATTCCACCAACGACGCGAACATCGAATACGCCGGTACGCACATTGAAGTGTCCCGCGTGGTTATCAACCAGTCCTGCGCCTCCACGGCCGGCGGCAGCTTCTTCAACGGCCTGAACCCGACCAACACCCTTGGCTGCGGTTCCTGGGGCAACAACTCCATCTCCGAAAACCTGACCTACTACCACCTGATCAACATTTCCCGGATCGCCTACTTCATGAAGGACAACAAAGTCCCGACCGAAGCGGAAATCTGGGCATAG
- the 4hbD gene encoding NAD-dependent 4-hydroxybutyrate dehydrogenase, with protein sequence MKMLSIKPVLDYYASCKEFAEALQINEKDLIITNEYIYQPFFGSMNLKATVLYQEKYGMGEPSDEMAEKIYADMKDGGFKRIIAIGGGTIIDISKLYALKNVSPILDLFDRKLEIVKDKQLILVPTTCGTGSEVTNISILELKSRHTKMGLATDELYADSAVMIPELLNGLPFKFFATSSVDALIHAYESYLSPKSSPYTELFAREAIDLIIRGYKKIAAEGEDARKPLLKSFLIASNYAGIAFGNAGVGAVHAMSYPLGGTYHVPHGEANYALFVGVCKAYQKGNPNGKIKEVNKIICDILGCKEDVVYEELEKLLNKILQRKPLREYGVTKADLDAFTDNVMTKQGRLTANNYVPLDAAAVKAIYESLY encoded by the coding sequence ATGAAAATGCTCTCCATAAAACCGGTCCTTGACTACTACGCCAGCTGCAAGGAATTCGCGGAAGCGTTGCAGATCAACGAAAAAGACCTGATTATCACCAACGAATACATCTATCAGCCCTTTTTCGGCAGCATGAACCTGAAGGCCACCGTGCTGTACCAGGAAAAGTACGGCATGGGCGAACCGTCCGACGAAATGGCTGAAAAAATTTACGCCGACATGAAAGACGGCGGCTTCAAGCGTATCATCGCCATCGGCGGCGGCACCATCATTGATATTTCCAAGCTGTACGCGCTCAAGAACGTGTCCCCCATCCTGGACCTCTTCGACCGCAAGCTGGAAATCGTGAAGGACAAGCAACTCATCCTCGTGCCCACCACCTGCGGCACCGGTTCGGAAGTGACCAACATCTCCATTCTGGAGCTGAAGAGCCGCCACACCAAGATGGGCCTCGCCACGGACGAACTCTATGCCGACTCCGCCGTGATGATCCCGGAACTCCTGAACGGCCTGCCGTTCAAGTTCTTCGCCACCTCCTCCGTGGACGCCCTGATCCACGCGTACGAATCCTACCTTTCCCCGAAGTCTTCCCCCTACACGGAGCTCTTCGCCCGCGAAGCCATTGACCTCATCATCAGAGGCTACAAGAAAATCGCCGCCGAAGGCGAAGACGCCAGAAAGCCCCTGCTGAAAAGCTTCCTCATCGCGTCCAACTACGCGGGCATCGCGTTCGGCAACGCCGGTGTGGGCGCGGTCCACGCCATGAGCTACCCGCTCGGCGGCACCTACCACGTGCCCCACGGCGAAGCCAACTACGCCCTGTTCGTGGGCGTGTGCAAAGCCTACCAGAAGGGCAACCCCAACGGGAAGATCAAGGAAGTCAACAAGATCATCTGCGATATCCTGGGCTGCAAGGAAGACGTGGTTTACGAAGAGCTTGAAAAGCTGCTCAACAAGATTCTGCAGCGCAAGCCCCTGCGTGAATACGGCGTGACCAAGGCCGACCTCGACGCCTTTACCGACAACGTGATGACCAAACAGGGCCGCCTGACCGCCAACAACTACGTGCCCCTGGACGCCGCCGCGGTAAAAGCCATTTATGAGTCTCTGTACTAG
- a CDS encoding hypothetical protein (Evidence 5 : No homology to any previously reported sequences) has product MADTTENAPLRGFLCQGRTQEGHPLAMGGLYTGTDDPSPLFAASIAAFSPRNSRDPFFVDYLLAEHIRRIAPASVAAAGASLAVPGLEGGGGVIGSPSLPSASATGAMEQIGPDLYCLSLPGRFGLAAAAREEHAPALETLLTGESPIVTGEQAEKLCREIARHASAFVFAADGCVPGQTGCVAVWCGGELRLVMVG; this is encoded by the coding sequence ATGGCCGATACCACCGAAAACGCCCCCTTGCGCGGCTTTCTCTGCCAGGGCCGGACTCAGGAAGGGCATCCGCTGGCCATGGGGGGCCTGTACACGGGCACGGACGACCCTTCCCCCCTGTTCGCGGCAAGCATCGCCGCGTTTTCCCCGCGCAATTCGCGCGACCCGTTTTTTGTGGATTACCTTTTGGCGGAACATATCCGCCGCATCGCGCCAGCCTCGGTCGCGGCGGCGGGCGCGTCCCTGGCGGTCCCCGGCCTCGAGGGCGGCGGCGGGGTCATCGGCAGCCCGTCCCTTCCCTCAGCCTCAGCCACAGGAGCCATGGAACAAATCGGCCCTGATCTTTACTGCCTCTCCCTGCCCGGCCGGTTCGGCCTTGCCGCTGCCGCGCGGGAGGAACACGCTCCTGCCCTCGAAACGCTCCTCACCGGGGAATCTCCCATCGTAACGGGAGAGCAAGCGGAAAAACTCTGCCGGGAAATCGCCCGTCACGCATCCGCCTTCGTCTTCGCGGCGGACGGCTGCGTTCCCGGCCAGACCGGCTGCGTGGCCGTCTGGTGCGGCGGGGAGCTGCGGTTAGTAATGGTGGGGTGA